The Microtus ochrogaster isolate Prairie Vole_2 unplaced genomic scaffold, MicOch1.0 UNK3, whole genome shotgun sequence region CAAAAatcataagaaacaaaataaaaaggcagcAAATAAGGCCCAAAgttgattttaaaagatttaatccATCCAAGTAactagagagaataaaaaaattaccGATATCTAGAACAAATGAAGTGTCATCACCACAGACAGATTCTACGGATGTTAAAACGGAAATAAGGGAAAATTGTAAATGGGTTAGGTCCATCATTAGACAGCGTGAGTGGAAAAATCCCTTCCCACAAGAAGAAACAGATAAATCAAAAAGGGCCAATGAACTCACCTTATGATGTGTTTGATCTGCAGCAAAATGCTGCTTTCTAAGGTAGTGTTCAGAGCGCTGCTTAGGTACTGGTTGAACTCCTCAAAGAACATTTCATTCCCTTCTTCGTATTTGCCGTAGTTCTTGGAGAACTCTTTCTGGATGCAATGATTGGTCAGATGGCAGGTCTTATCTTGGAAATTGTCGACGTGATAAGGTTCTGAAGCCGTGCGCAGCACGCCCTCTCTATAGAGGTAGATGTTATACTGATGGTCAACCAGGACCCAGCTTCTGCAAGccagcaaacacatggttttATTTAGATCTGAAGTGTTTATATACATAATCTCACACTTTGATTGTTTGTCTGTTCGTTTTGGAACAGGGTCCTACTGTgaggctctggctggcctggaaatctcCTTTtaagagatctatctgcctttgcttcctgtgctgggattaaatgtgtgtgcaacCACCTGGTGCACACCTGGAATGTTTGCAGGGATGAGATAGTGAAGAAAAGGAGGTTCTAAAGTCGTATAAGGCAAATCGTGAATTAGACAAAACAATAAGGGGATTAGCACCATGATGAGGCAAAATCAAGTTTTCACCATAAATAATGAGAGACTTGCGTCCCTTTCAGAAACAGACAATTTTGAAGGCTATGGACGTGTTTGAGGTtaatacacataaacatatgtgtatgtgtgtgacatgtttgcctttctgcatCTTGACTGGTACTAAAATCTTAGTAACATTTTCTCGAGGGAAGAACTCAAAGGGAAGTAGCAACAACGTTGAGAGGACCAGCTCGGCTCGGCGTGGCAACATGCTGGATATAGCCAAACGCTGGTCACCTCTTACCAGATCCTAACACACTCTGAAAAGGCGACTGAAACCAAGGCTGTGGGCAGCAAACATTACCGAATGTCAAACTTGCGGTGACCGGGCTCAAGGAGCAGAGGGCGCTCGAGGTATTTCTGGATCACGTGCACTTGACCTTGGTTGTCTATGAAATCCAGAAGCTCTGTCGCCTCTGAGGAGATGAGGATGCCTTCACCTgggaaaatggagaaagtgaCAGCACGAAGACCAGCCCTGCCTGTTCCAAGAGGGACAGTTACTGCCCTATAGAAAGCCAAGAAGGCAAGGACACCGAAGTATAAAGGTTAGGGCACAGACATAAAGCAGCGTGCCCCACGGCACAGTCATGAAGACTGAAGGCATAGCCACCAGGTCCTTTACCCACACGAGTTATCCCCAGCTCTACCTCTCTTTTACGAACAGTTATTGTCAATCTGATGAACTCTAGAATCACCCGGCGGCTGTGCCCCTGGGCACCCCGTGCAGGGGGATTATCTTGAGTCCATTATCTGAAGTGAGCAGATCCATCTTACTTGTGGGTGGGACCGTTCCCCGGGCAGGGGATTCTGGGCTGTAGATGGAGATGGGAActgagcagcacacacacactgctctcgTCTTCAGACTGCAGAGGCAATGTGACCTGCTGCTTCACGCTCCTGCTGTCCTTACTTCCTGGGCACAGTGGACCGGTACCTTGGATTGTGAGCTAAAATgagccctctctccctccatccccctccctccccctcccttcaggTGCATTGTCAGGtgcatttttatcacagcaacagaaaaagaatggaagacAAATGCTTTTGCATTTATCAAAAAATCAGGTGGACATATATGTTTGGATCTACTTTTGAGTTCCTAGTCCTGCTTCGTGGATTCATGCTTCTGTCCCTCTGGCACACTGCAGTGTCCTGGGCACTACAGTGCTACGGTACACCTTAATATTACCTGAGTGAGTgattctactttatctttttcaaGATCattatggtggcacacgcctttaatctcaacacacaggaggcagagacaggcagatctctatgaattcaaggccagcctgactacagagcaaattccaggacaggctccacaaagaaagcaaagctacagagaaaccctgcctcacaaaaccaaaaaaaaaaaaaaaaaaaatgaacctacTATATGCATAATAAACAAGTACATCATAGATACCTAATCTTCTAAATCCCCTGTTTACCACCAGAACCAAAAGATAGTAGAGGTAcaagagagaagcaggagcaggtGAGGCCCACTTGTAGCAAGAATTCACTGCACCCATCTTCAGGAGATTCCCAGAGATGCCTTCCTGTCCTATGATTGGTGAAAAGAAATTGGGATCCAGTAGACCAGGGTCAGAAATTAGTAATACAGGCCAGGGGGTCTTACAAaccatgagaaaataaattcaagataCAATGGCTTTAAAAAGAGTGCATGCCAGTAGTTATGAGGGAGACTGTGTACTTATTACACTGGAGACTTCTTTGTTTTAAGCCTGAAGTTGATATTATGAGCCTTATCCCTTTCTAGGCATCCATTCTACCCATGTATCAAGTGCTTGTGTAGAGGGCACAGAAGCAAACAAGACATAAAGCCTGCGTTTACATGGGCTTAGAATGTAGCAAGGAAATGGCCCAATGTGTGATACACTCCTGGGAAGACACGAACACACACAGgtgaaagacacagaaagcagcGGGTATAGACGCCACTGTAGACCAGAAGAGCCTTCTCTGACGAGGCAGTGTCTGAGCTGATGGAGACACATTCCAGGTATCGAGGCAAATTTATCTGTGTATTTGAGAGATCCAGAGATCTTTGTGTCTACAGCACATTGTGCATGGCCAAGAATAGGAGATGACATCAGAGACATCAGGAAGTGTCCAAGGGGGCGGGCTCCCACCAGGACTCTGGAGCCATCCTAAATGCATTAGGAAGTAACATGATCAGATTTGCGTCTTGAAATCAGCACTGCCTGGCAAGATGAGAGCTGGCTGAAGGTCACACTGCAGCTGCTGGCCCAAGAGTGGTCACACTGAAGCTTCGACCTGAGAGTGGCAGAAACATAAGAACCTAATGCTGAACGTATTTTGAAGGGAGCCCTGGCAAGGTATTAAAGCACTTGGTAGAGATTGTAAAGAAAAGGAGGAGCTGAGATTTGGGGCTTCGGAGACTGTGTGCTCAGTGGGGTCACACATTAAACAGGCAATGGGAAGGAGCGGGCTGCAGTGGGCAAGCCGGGAAGGATCGGAAAAGTTCCGTGTCAAACGATTTGAGCTTGAAATGCCTTTTAGAGACAGCGAGGGTACTACTGAGTCCAGAGCTTAAAGCGAAGACTCAGGCGATAAACGTTTGGGAGGCTCCAGAAATCTCCAAAGGGCTGTGGCCGGAGTTCAGTGGGAAGAGTATCTGCCTAGCATACATAAAGCCCCGGCCAGGTTCCATCCTTAGAGGCCAATAAAACCAAGCGTGGGAgtggcatgcctgtaatcctagcactcagacaAGAACAGCAAGATCAAGAGTTTCAGGTCATTCTCGGCCACTtatgagagtttgaggccagtctaaggttacatgagaccctctttcaaaaaaaaaaattgttttctagaaATACAAACTGGACATGGTCTCTGACTGTGATGACTGAGTGAGACCACTCATCTAATACATCAGTCAGGGCCTGTGAAacggcccagtgggtaaaggcgttTGCTGTGAACCCTAACAATCTaaattcagtccctgggacccataaggcggaagaagagaaccagctcctggaGGATatgctgacctccacatgcacagctTGGCATACGTGCCACTcccaaaacaaaggaataaatacATCCTTAAAACCCAGCCTGCCACTGCAGGATGCTGAAGAGCATCCCACAAGTGACAGGGTGGCAATGGTAACTTACCCTTGGCCCCAGCTGATGACTTTGCAATCCAAACATTGCCTTCTccatcctctttctttctgttataaGAAGCCAGGAAGAATTCTCTCTCATCCGTCCTGGTGTTACTGACTGGAAGCTGGATGCCATTCTGCGCGGGAGCGACCGGTGTCTTGAGGTTAGTTGGATAAATCACATAGGACTCAGGGAACCATGTGCAGGACTCACACAGCTCAGGACTGGTCTTGACTAGCCTGGCAGATGACAGAGGGTCAGTCTCTGTTCCCAGGGAGATGTCACCTTGCTCAGAAAGGCTGTTGCTTCCCCCCTAAGCTTCTCCAGAAGCCAACACCCAGTCTGGTTTCCTCTCTATTTGCTCTTAGGCTGGAAGGTCAGGCCTCCCACTCATCACACTGTCTGGcatggctccaaagccacatccTGGTTAATTCAAAGGCTCATGGCAGGCTGGGAGTATAGGACACTCAGTTTAATCCTCAGCATCAAATACACCAGActcagtggtgcatgcctataatcctagtatttgAGGGGTATAAGAAGGGAGGTCGGAAGTTCAAGGTCTAGAGACCAGCATGAACTACGAGAGACCCTCGCTcgagacaaacaaaaacaaaacaacaacaaatccccACACAAGGCTCAGAATTGAACTCGTTTTAAATGTATCTCTATAAAAACTCAATGCAACCCTAAACTGAAAGGTGTTTCAACTAATATGTTATACTAGCTAGATCCAAATAAAAATGGGAGCAGCCCTTTAATGCTggctctgagaggcagaggcagatggatctctagaGTACAAGGCCAACTTTGTctacactgagagagagagagggagagagagagagagagagagagagagagagagaaaagaaaaatatttgaataactaGCAAAAATACTATCTTGGTGCAGCTGAAAAATCTAGGGGAGAAAAACTATTAAATCTAATTAATTACTCAGTCTAAATTGTCACTGTGtttaagttctttatttcttgcttttatcTCAGGCTGTTATCCTGGCAGAATAAAGGAGGACTCCTTCCAATGGGACACAGGACAGGAGAGGACCCAGGGAAATGCCGTCTGCTCTCAGAATGAGATAACACCACAGAAAACAGAGTCAGGCCCTGGGCAGGGTGCATAAACGTGAGGGCTTCCTACTGCACCAGCTCTCCAGCCACTCCAGAGCTGGGGCTTTGAGAATCTGTTCCAAACAAAGAACTGAGCCAAAGAGATGTGAAGTTCCCACATTACAGGTGTGCAAGGCCCATCCAGGATGCAAACTTCAAACTCCCAGGTCCTAACATTAACCCCATCCCCAGGTCTGAATGGTCGAGGTCTAACCAGGACAAGGACAGGCCTCCTGGGGCTGCATGCTCTCTTCTACCTAGAACAGAACCGCTTATGTGAGTTCTATATCAAGATTCCTCTACAAAGTCCAGTCTGAGCAAATAgcaaaaacaacattttaaattaagatttaaaaaatggcTGGGTAAAGCGCTTGCGGCGCAGGCGTGTGAGGCCTGGTGCATGGAAGGCCGCACGCTGTGATGTGCGCTGGGATCCCAGAGCCGGATGGCCAGTCTCAAAacacttttggtttttcgagacagggtttctctgtgcacccctggctgtcctggaactcattccgtaggtcaggctggtcttgaatacatagaaatccatctgcctctgcctcacaagtactgggattaaaggcctgcgcctcCATGCCTGGATAGTACTTAAGTTTGACACCTGAGGCCTGAGGTTATTCTCTGGCCTCCAATACACATGGTTATTAGCACattcccaaatacacacacacacacacacacacacacagagagagagagagagagagagagagagagagagagagagagagagagagagattttaaataaAGCCATTTTAACAACAAATAGGATTTGCAAGTTTCTTCAATccaaaaaaactaagaaatataAACCAACAAGCTTCTAGCTCCCTGGATGAACTTTACCCCTGCGCCACTATCCTGTACGGTCATCAGAG contains the following coding sequences:
- the Ttl gene encoding tubulin--tyrosine ligase; translated protein: MYTFVVRDENSSVYAEVSRLLLATGHWKRLRRDNPRFNLMLGERNRLPFGRLGHEPGLAQLVNYYRGADKLCRKASLVKLVKTSPELCESCTWFPESYVIYPTNLKTPVAPAQNGIQLPVSNTRTDEREFFLASYNRKKEDGEGNVWIAKSSAGAKGEGILISSEATELLDFIDNQGQVHVIQKYLERPLLLEPGHRKFDIRSWVLVDHQYNIYLYREGVLRTASEPYHVDNFQDKTCHLTNHCIQKEFSKNYGKYEEGNEMFFEEFNQYLSSALNTTLESSILLQIKHIIRSCLLSVEPAISTRHLPYQSFQLFGFDFMVDEELKVWLIEVNGAPACAQKLYAELCQGIVDIAISSVFPPPDTEQVPQPAAFIKL